DNA sequence from the Dunckerocampus dactyliophorus isolate RoL2022-P2 chromosome 4, RoL_Ddac_1.1, whole genome shotgun sequence genome:
GGTTTTTATTCCCGGTCGTGGTTAAGAATTCAGTCGATTGTTTAGAGTTTATTGTATtttgaagcaattgaggcacAATAGAGTGTAATACGTGACTACATCCTCAATTCAGTCTCAATTAGGTTTTGGACATAAGAACATTATGTTAATGGGAAGCTCAGCTGTCTTCTTGAAGACTGCCATTCTGATACATATGACAACATATGAGGATGatgacaaatatacagtataacacaaGCGTACCCTAAAAGGTTACACTGCTGCAgtgtctccactttgctgcagcggtTTGTTTTCTTGCTGCTCTCAGTCTCCTCTCGGATAAAATGAGTGTAGTTATTGTTGCCAACCGTCACATGCATACAGTAGAGTTCTCTTCCATCGCTTTTACGTGGTCGTATCACAAACAAGAAAAGACTTGAATTCACAGTATTCTTTATTTCAGTTTCCCATGGAGCGACCCACGTGGAAGTACAatgcaaaaacacaatttaaatgtGCTGTGTAAAATGTCTACAAAGTGAcgatttttctgttttcttttataGGCTCAATTTACAATCCGTTCAATAAAATTCCCAAAATATGTGAACTTCTAGTACTTCCCCATCATCAAGTATTTGGATTTTGATGTTGACTTTATTACACAATACAACAGTTGCACAATGTatcaaaaaaacagctgtggggagatttaaaaaatcatgtgcCTCTGCAATCCATGGCATTTAAAGTGCACTCAGTAAAAGAACAGTAGGATATGTTATAATAAAAGCAttcatgtcataaaatgttCTCAAGCTGCACACACTTGATCATTAAGCCATTATAAATGAGTCTGTCTCTATAGTTACCTTGGATAACCACCCCAAAGTGTTATTTAAAACAGAACCTACTGTATGAAAAATACATGCTACTGTACATAATCTCATCCCATATATTTAAAAGTGAAGAGACTGCATTTGCATGGTTTCTTATGACAAAAGTTGACATGTAGCTTCATTGTGACTCATTCGTGTTACAGTATCACTCATTAGAGAACAAACGCAACATTTCCAGCAATGCAATGGATACTTTGGGCATAGGATCTAGTCAGGCAATGGTACCACCTTCCTTCCAGCCACATAAACTTCTACTATGTTGCGGTCGTCACCTGCATGACCGGAACCAAACCGTAAAGGTGATGATGTGTGGCACAATAAAGAACAGTCAGTAATAATCCAAACTGCTCACTTACCCAAATTCAAGAACTTTTCCAGAATAatctgaaaataaagtcaagacAAATCAGTTAGGTTTAGATTTGCGTTAAAGGGTTAATACTTGCACTTTCAAACATACCTTTGGTTTCTCAAGCTGGATCATGTCAATGGGCCCACCAGGAACCGCTACATTCACCCTCAGTGCATCAAAGTCTTTGCCCACCTCAAAATTTCCAATTTGGTCATCCAGTGACAACGCTGGAaacaaaatacatgtaaaaaaaaataaaaaaggctaCTCCACCTCTCCATCCTGTATATGCAGATCTTAAAGTGCACTAATTCAGGTATATTTGCTCAATTAATCAAAGCTACTCAGCAGCATCAGTAGGGTTTGACCTACCTTGGCTGCCTCCCAGTGTAGCCAGTCGGAATGCCTCCTCAAAGGTGAGGGTCTCATGTTCTGTGTCCTGGATGGTCAAGATTTTGGATGTGTCCATGGCTCTCCTCACAGCATCCAGCATGCAGGCAGAGTAGCCACCTGCCACGTCTATCACAGGATGCATCATAAGGATCAAGAGTGCATCATTAGAGGAGTCAGTGTAAAGCTTGTGACGTGCGCTGAGGTCCATGGCTGGTAGGTACTGACTCGTTTCAGGTCATATTTACATGAATGGACTGGCTGTGACAAATCTTTCTAAAAACATTATATTGGCGACATGGGGGCACGTGCACCTGCTACCCAACCCAGTTTCTGAGGGATTGCCTCACAAACCTTTGGTTTCTGCACTGTATCAGGAAATGCGAAAATTCCTAGATTTTtactaaataaaatgtaaaaaatgtacaacttttaaattaattaaacacaCAAGCGCGagtcttatttactgtatgtcttatatggcttattttctctgattatatctactatattgggtaatatgagagtaaaggtgactgtaggggtgttattgtatGTCTCGAGAGCTCTAAGAATATTAAAAACCGTATGGAAAAGGTTGTGAACAGGTATTCTAtgttgtaactatgaaaatattcgatttataaataggaatcccactttgcagaaagtcatttattgcaatccgtttttaaaatgatctttcaaaagcacacttattatagataaaaacgtatttcttTGTTTAATTATTGCGATTAAGTATGAGTTAACTATGTGCGattaatatttttacatattttaatcaattacatattttaatcaattgacagccctaattattattaacattattttttcaacAATAATAGCCCTCAGACTGTCTGCCAAGAAAAAATCTGTCTGGTCCATTCCTACGTACCAAATGTACCACCTGCCACTGGCGTGCCGTGAGAGATCACTAGGTGTGCTGCGGGAAATTATCCAATTTCACTTACTTGGTCTAAAAATGTTAAGTTATTTGCTATAATTTATTTACCAAATATGCTCAGGATGTATGGTGACAGGAagaataattaataatgaatcttCCACTACCATACATAATTGTGTTTCCTTCCATTTGCACTGCAAAACAGTCTTTTCAGTGAGTTCAAAGGAGGTCTTGTAAGTCTATTCCCACCTGTTCCCAGGCCCAGCTTTACTTTGTGCTTCAGGACCTTACGTACATCGAGCATCCCACTGCACAACCTGGGTAGACAAATCATCATCGATCAGAAAGTGAGTATAAGAAATAGATACAACAAAGTCTAATTCATCGACTGTTGTCTTAAACACTTTTAAACCAAGCAAACTAGTTGACTTACGAGATGTTGGAGTTGGGACAGTGTGACAAAGAGGCTCCTGTCTCCCTGAACAAAGCCAACTCTTCATCACTGAGATAGCAACCATGTGCCATCACCGTCTGTAAGCAACACCATCATGAACCATCAGATTTCTTCACCCATGTAATGATTTGACCTCACCTTGTTGGTAAGCAGGTTGTGTTGGTGGTAGACATGTGTATAGGAGTCATGATCAGGGAATAACTCCTTCACTATTTTCACCTCCTCAACATTTTCACTAATATGACTCTGGAAATAAAAAACAGGACAGACTGGTGTATTACAATATAATAGAATTAACTCAAATTATCATTTGAAAACCCGGACATTTTTGCGCGGAACTTCAGCAAATTCAATGTATTAAAACTTTCAGTAGTATTCCCAAAAGGTTTAACACGAAATCAATCTCTCTGGCAACCTCACCCTGTGGACAGCGCCTGATTTGGTTACCATGGTGCGGTTACCTGGATATGCAGGTTGTTATTCTTAGCAAGCTGTCCCAGTTGACCCATCAAGGCTTCCGAGCACGTTGGGACAAAGCGAGGAGTCACCACTGGCTTGACGAGAGCATACTAACAGACCAGAAGGAGACACAAAGGAGATTGGTTGAAAATGATGATGGTTTGAGCTCTGAAAGGGATCATGTTCTGAGACATATTATGCAATTTTGCATAGATTAAAAAAGTTCTTGTAAAATGCTTCAGTCAAAATACACCAATGAGCAGACTGCTTTGTAGACAAGTGTAATAATAGTGTCGCTACTATGTGGATGCAACACTAAATTTGCATTATATATCACGGGGAATTCTCCTTGCACAAGCTTACCTTTTTGGCCAAGAGCTGTGAAATGAACCTTGAAGaggaaaagaaaatgtttatCTTTACCAAATCTGTAATTCCACAGACATTAAAACACATTGGTTTGTAAAATGAAATGGTTTACACCCACCGGCGTGTTTCCGCAAGGGACTCTTCAAGGGTCTCTTTGTAATAGTTCACCAAATTGTTCTGGTCCATACATACTTTACCCACTAAGGCTCGCTGCCCTAAGTCATCTACAAgaaaacatgaacacaacaaTCTCAGATCATTGCATCATGTTTTGTCTTCCATGCAGTCTGTTTAGCTTTGACAAAGGTTGGGTTGGAGAGGCTAAAACTGGGTTTGGAACTGCGCCACTGAACTTCGAGGAAtcacaatgttttacatttttagccTCTTATGCTTTCAACAATGTTCTTTGCTCTCGTGTCAGCTGCCCATCACATAATGACAGGCCCTGCAGATATCTATGTTGACACTGCTGTCACTCATACTACGCCCCATCAGGGGAAGAGTCACCTAGCcttctggaaacactggcatctagcatgcccaaagcaatatTTGGTGGTTAAAAAGAATAGCGCAGCGACTCATTAGtgagtccttttttttaaatttgatatCTATTTTAGATgggttttaggttttttttgttgttgtttttttagctatggtctaaaacttttgatcatctgatgaacagcctatttcagtttaatggttgttggtTCACAATAAATTGTTTAGTGAACtttttttgtctcgctcccCACGtagaagctctacttagaacctccttcatATCCAacagaacaaaatgtaaaatcaacaggtcttaaaattttgatcaggagtttatATATTGACTGGACCTCATACAAGACTGTTAAAAGTTGTGTTAGAGATACAGTATCTCAAAAAAGTAAGAAGGTAAGATCCCTCACAtctcagcaaccattttattatagtatatcttctcaaggaacaATGCTATAGGAACGAAACTCGGATATGCCTTAGCGGAGTcagtgtagagcaggggtcaccaacacagtgcccacatgcaccaggtagccccccacgaccacatgaggcgcccgcaggtctgcttttcattcaggttttcagttaataacgtgacaacactagaaagaaatgtattctgaagtTGTGAGTTTgggagttgtggataccagcattttgtgaatgttttggtaaaacaagcatatttgatttgtttgggttgaaataaggtatgaaagtcatttctacaaaaattagtagcttgtggccattttcattttctaaaagtagctctcgcaagaaaaaacgttgttgacccctggtgtagaggctagcagtatagatttactatccaacCAAAGTGGCTCAAAACTCAGCACAGCTGGAAACACAAatgagtaccaagataattgcCTGCAGCCAAACATGGTGGTAGTAGCATCTTGGTTTGGGGTTGCACGAGTGCTACtcgggagctgcggttcattgaggggaaacatgaattccaacatgtattatgtttttaataTGCCACTtacttgtgtcatttccagttaataaagtatctgtccatcatttattttcttcaacatttatttcagcgTTGGTAGCTGGTGGTGGTTTTCTACTAGTTTTGTaggcaaaaaaagtgtaatttggagccaaggagagatagcacctttaaaaaaaactctaccATCTCCCTGCTTGATGCTGAGAAGCTGGCCCACAGCTTTGTATCCACCAGGCCGGACTACTGTAACGCTTGTAATCATTGTTGGGATTTCTGGCTGAAGCCTTCAGAAGCTTCAATACATCCAGAATCCCAACAGTAAGTGTGAGGATTGAATACAAACTTTGCCCCCTCACATACCAGTGCTTATGCATGGCAACCCACCACATTATCTCCAAGAACTTCACCAaacttaaaacacacacacaagaaaccTCCACTCCAAAGATACTTACTAATCCTCTTCAGGCTAAACTGTGCACAATGGGAGCCCTTCAAGGCACCATCTGAGAGCACCACAGACTCTTTCTTAAAATACTTTTCATTCTCAAAGACATACACTAGCATATACCTGCACTTTTATATTTGCAtgcatttatattgtttttactaTGAAACACTTTGACATCTGTTTTTCTGATATAAAATTCGAtataaatacatccatccatccattttctatactgcttatcctcaatataaatgcaatgcattaataatattaaaatatacccATTGACAATATAAAAACCACCACTTTAAAGAATAATTTTGGGGTTAAGTGTATGTAATTCTGGTTGTGTTGTTGTAATATGAGTGCTCACGTGAGTAAACTTTAAAAAGCCATCAATCATCAATCCTTTAAGGCTTCGAAGATAATCCACATTTTATGGCAGTCAGTCCAGGTGGGACAAAGATGAGGATTCATTAACGTTGAGTAGGGTTgggtattgtttacatattagccaataccggtgccaaattggtacttttgaCACAGTGCCCGAAGCAGTGaggtacttaaaaaaaaggataacatacacattttgttcaaaaaaatgtttttttaacagaggtttgtgacatgcaagttgaacaaaaTAGCAATTTAAGTACTTcactaatataaataaaattataactatAAGTAATAATTGTCCGATATGAAATAAGATTTTCATAATTACCACAGCAAAACCGGAAGCAATACATAAAACAGAGaaagtgcaaaataaaaaattacaagtACTTTACAGGAATGTGTGCACCTCACTCTAAATTACATTGTTTTGAAACCaagaaatataagaacaccaccactggctagcatgTTGTCAATTGtgatttaaaagaacagattgtacaaaaaaaaggctatatttttcacaattaagaattaaaatgcataaaaggTCTCGTAAATTTTAGATcagcacaaataaaaacaactgcCGTTCACGGCTGTCACGCACTGCTGTCTCATATACACTACACGTACATGTCAGTCTCAGAGAGGCCactgacaatttggagtcattgtgtggttacgaTACAGCTATGCATTCAATGATACATAACATGAGTAGCTAAACTCtcccaaatcgctatcattagctaaCAACAAACATAAACTAGTTGCGTGTGTGTTACGTCGGCGTACTCAAAGCAAGAAGAGGGAGGGATATAGTACTTGCAGTATGTTCAGATGTTAGGCCGCTGCATACAGTCCATTTAAGTGCACACATTCCCCACAATTCAAGCAGAATTTGATAATTGACACACAATTCTGGCGATGTTAGACTACTGTTACAACGACGTTTGCTAATCAATCCTACAAAATGGATCTATTTACAAGACATTCCTTGCACAAtgtcaccttcaagcacttgttgcaggtggctgagccTGCATCTTTAGAAgtgaagtacaaccaaacttttGAGCGTTTCCGCATGAGCATTTTCGCTAGATGCTCACCATCGTCTGTGCAGGTGAAAAACTAACATCAAGGTTAACACCGTCACAACATTTTTGCCTGAGTGCCACTAAATTAATAGTAAGAAATAATTTAATAGTAAGTATTAATTCAGCGCTGAAATGAGGCACCAGTATGTATTTAGTTTTTTGGTGTGGTTACTACCGTTTACGGTACCAAGTTTCagtacccatccatccatccatccattttgtatccactagggtcacaggtgtgctggagcctatcccagctgattttgggtgagaggcggggtacgccctggactggttgccagccaatcacagggcacatatagacaaacaatcattcacactcacattcatacctatggacaatttagagtcaccaattaacctaacatgcatgtttttggaatgtgggaggaaaccggagtacccggacaaaatccacacacgcacacggggaaaacatgcaaactccacacagaaatgcccaatggagattcaaacccaggtcttcccaatctcctgactgttactgtgttggccaacatgctaaccactagaccaccgtgcggccctcagtACCCATCCCTAACCTTGAATATGGGCCCAATGATCAGATGAACAATTTATTGAGTGCAATTACATATGCAGGTGCGCAATGCATGAAAAGGACAAGGTGTAAAGACGTGTTTGTTATAAAGTTGAGAAACAAGACGATCAGCAGCTGTCTGGCGTCatacaacacaaaacatatgAGAGTTCAATTAGACTCTGACCCCTTTGTTATAAATGATTCTagaggcttgtttttttttaatgattcacCTTATTGCTAATACAAAGTATTACGTGCGAGTGAAGGAGTTCTTACTTGCAATGTGGCCCAGTAGGAGAGAGGAGTCAGTATGTATGGTCGCAAAGTAACACGCAGTAGTAGTTCCATTTCTCAGAGTTCTTCTCTGCAAATGACATGGATCAAGTTGCAGGATAAAGACAGCCTTTGAACATTCTTCTCCTATTTTCCATCCATGATTCAGCCAAGCAATAGTTAACACACTTCTCAGACTACAGGTTGCTTAACAACAGGGTATCTGACTAAACAGCTTGTGGACTAACATGCATATAGCGCAGACACACACTTACCACTACTTGAGTGTAGACACTCTGTGCAAAAGTCAAATCTTTAAATCTTAACTCCACTGGAAAGGTGTACTTGTTGAGCCAGTCCAACAGGGGCATGTCCAGGGCCGTGCCAGCATAGCTGTACTGTGATGCGTGGATGTGTGTGTCCACCATCCCTGGCATGAAGAATTCACTGCAATGCAGACAGCCATTGTGTCACAGCGCCAAACTGTATGTTATGTCATTTTACTTTCATCATGATTGTGGGGTGGAGGGTACTTTggagttcaagaaaaaaaaatgacacaaaacttGGGGGTTAGCAAAATCTTGTGTGACTTCATCTTAGTGAGCATCTAGATTCTAGAACACATGATGCCAACACAGAAAGTGTACCAGTGGTGGCTATAAGGAGAAGTGTAATGGTAACCATAGAACTAAAAATGGAGCTTACCGCAACATAAGAAAGCATCTGCCTGCTTATTGCCTGCTTATAAAACACCTCATTGATTCAAGCAATATCTATAAAAATAAGTCACTGAGTGACAATATTGCTCTCCATGATGTGTTGGTGAGACATCTTCAAAGAGTGAGCAATTTTACTTTACTTAAGATTTATTATGACAAtaacaaatgttaaaatattccTACAAATATTGCCTCTACAGCAGTGACGTCAGTCGTCAGCAGTCAGGCAAGGCTCGACCATCAtgagaaaaaagacaaataacaaaaaaaaatatttgtccattgaactgtgttatgaatgtgttttctgtatcATTCGAAGCGGTTAAAAACATTTCTGAACCACAAATTGTTGAATTTGCCCATTTCCTGCTCAAATACAGCCTTGTCTCTATAGGCATAGAACATCTGAGTGCATTGAGTCGGGTGGCACATTGAGTCGGGTGgcacatataaaatataaaaaatggcaTACGCTGAGGCGCTGCAGTACTCCACCTCAGCGTGAAGGGGCGGGGTCATGCGTGAGCTAGATGGTGCTTGTTGCTACGCTCCttcttttgttgttggttttttttttacttgaatgcAATATACAAACAGCAGCCCGGCATGAATGTGTCAAGTAAGGGTCAGCACTCGGCAACAAGTCAAATACATGAAAGATCGTTCTATGCTCTGCTCTATGAATTTGACTGGAGGATTATATTGCCAAGGTCAAAAACATCCACACTGTAGGTAAGACCGCAAATGGTTTtctgttttacaaaaataaaatgtaaaggattaagaagtatttgaaaagaacaacctgtattaacattaaaataaacCCCAAAGGAGTTAGTGCCTCACCAGCCTTAAACCTCTATACAGATAATAAAGGCTTACTTACAAAGTAGGAGCCTGAAACAAACtgactttacattatttcctatggtaaAGTTGGTTTGGGAAGTCAACCTCCCATTAAAAGGAATTATCAAATACTTACTGTTGTTCTAGTTGGATTACTGCTGAGGGGCTGAATCCAAAAGTTTCAGATAGTTTATCCAGCTCTTTGCCTTCTCCAATGAAGGCAATCTGATAACAGAATGGGAATCAATAAACAGTCAATGATTAAAGCAGGCTTGCAAAAAAAAGTGCGCAAAGTGCATCGCTGCGGTTGAATTAAATACCACGCAATAAATGTTTTCAAAGTCAAACCTTTCCCTCGGCATTAACTCCAAGCAGCGCATCTTGCAAGACCTGCACGGCTTCTTTCTGGGTTGCATGAATAAACATGCCTCTGAAGACACGCGAAGTGCCATCTGAGGATCCGTTATGGTGTGCCATCACGTCTTCAGAATCACGCCGCAGTGGCAGACACCTGCGGCAGACTGGGGCTGTTGCTCAGTGGCTCCAGCGTTATACGCCGCCGAGGGACACACCTGACTGCGCGCAGCCAATGAGAGCAC
Encoded proteins:
- the gda gene encoding guanine deaminase, translating into MAHHNGSSDGTSRVFRGMFIHATQKEAVQVLQDALLGVNAEGKIAFIGEGKELDKLSETFGFSPSAVIQLEQHEFFMPGMVDTHIHASQYSYAGTALDMPLLDWLNKYTFPVELRFKDLTFAQSVYTQVVRRTLRNGTTTACYFATIHTDSSLLLGHIANDLGQRALVGKVCMDQNNLVNYYKETLEESLAETRRFISQLLAKKYALVKPVVTPRFVPTCSEALMGQLGQLAKNNNLHIQSHISENVEEVKIVKELFPDHDSYTHVYHQHNLLTNKTVMAHGCYLSDEELALFRETGASLSHCPNSNISLCSGMLDVRKVLKHKVKLGLGTDVAGGYSACMLDAVRRAMDTSKILTIQDTEHETLTFEEAFRLATLGGSQALSLDDQIGNFEVGKDFDALRVNVAVPGGPIDMIQLEKPKIILEKFLNLGDDRNIVEVYVAGRKVVPLPD